In the Camelus bactrianus isolate YW-2024 breed Bactrian camel chromosome 17, ASM4877302v1, whole genome shotgun sequence genome, one interval contains:
- the SPCS1 gene encoding signal peptidase complex subunit 1, with translation MLEHLTSLPTQMDYKGQKLAEQMFQGIILFSAVVGFIYGYVAEQFGWTVYIVTAGFAFSCLLTLPPWPIYRRHPLKWLPVQDSGTEDKKPGERKIKRHAKNN, from the exons ATGCTGGAGCATCTAACCTCGCTGCCTACGCAAATG gaTTACAAGGGCCAGAAGCTAGCTGAACAGATGTTTCAGggaattattcttttttctgca GTAGTTGGATTTATCTACGGATACGTGGCTGAACAGTTCGGGTGGACTGTCTATATAGTTACGGCAGGATTTGCTTTTTCGTGTTTG CTGACACTTCCTCCATGGCCCATTTATCGCCGGCACCCCCTCAAGTGGTTACCTGTTCAAGACTCAGGCACAGAAGACAAGAaaccaggagaaagaaaaattaagaggcatgctaaaaataattga